ATGGCGCTGGTACGGTAGTAGACCTGTTGATGTTAAAAGCACTTAATAGTTGGGGAGCAGCGCTTGCTATTTTGATCAAGCAAACGCCGCTTCACCCCTATGAACTGTTTAAGCAGCTCTCTATTTTTATTGCAGAAATTAGCACGTTTACGCGATCAGAACGAGTGGCTGTAAAGGGTGTTGAGTATAGTCATATTGAGGCATATCAGGGGCTACTTACTCTCATAGAAAACGCTAGAGTTTTAGTTTCAACATCGTTCAAGAGTAAAGCGACATCATTACCCATACAGCGTAAGAAGTTTGGTATCAGTGTTATCGGGCTGCCTACAGAGTCGATGGTTAATGATGAGTTTATTTTGGCGATCAAGGCAGACTTATCAGCAGAGGTGATTCGTAAGCTAGTTAGCAGCAAGCTAAAAGCCGGTAGTATCGACAATATAAAAGATTTGGTTAATCTACAGCTGCCAGGGTGTATTAAGGAGCTTCTACCGGTTACCCCTCGTCAAATCCCTTACCATGCGGGTATGCATTATTTTAGGTTATTACCCGATGCAGAGATGAAAGCGAGCATTAAGGCCTCAAATGGTATTGGGTTGCATGTATCGGGTGATGTACCAGGGTTGGCGTTAGAGTTTTGGGTTGTGCCTTCTGAGTCTGAGCAGGCGAAGAAATAGCGTTGCACTAAAAATAGATCAGAGTCTAAGGATGGACTCTGTAGGATTGATAGGAATAATGGACAGTTTATATAAAGCCGAGATCGATCATAGTGTGGCAGAGATAATGCCCATAACAGGGAGTGATCGCGACGCCAGATTAGAAGTGTTATCTGAAAAAACCGTGGTACAGATTCAACCTGATATGGCGATTGAGCCTCTGAGAGACGTTGGCTCAGCAGGTATTATGGAAGAGCATAATACCTACGAAGGGTTGGATGAACAAACCGTAGTATTAAATGCAAAACCCCAAAACAATGATTGGGGTTATAAGGCTGAAGCGGTCTCTCCCCCTGATCAACTAAACGAATACTCACCCGGCTCACAACCCGCGAGTTCACATGCAGAAGGCACTCATGAAACGGCCAATAGGCGAGTGGTGAATGAGAACTTATTAGTCAGCTGCGCCATGCCGCTAATACATCATGCGATGAGTTTAGC
This genomic window from Alkalimarinus sediminis contains:
- the tssK gene encoding type VI secretion system baseplate subunit TssK, which gives rise to MDKVIWSEGMFLRPQHFQQFERYIEDQAISRNRYVTPYSWGIKKLEIDSSLLSLGKVAIVYAEGIFPDGSLFKVTYDPAFPLVVQVTKGQENQLIYMTIPPQIKGAVVSDDPEHSQGVRYRQKHQDIRDSHGINNDRVYPIATGDLNVRLVAEDQLEDSFIALPIAQVGSIGDDGGLILNPLFSAPAIDMSVYSECLSSLGDLILLVQEKAKQLAATIESGMSNGAGTVVDLLMLKALNSWGAALAILIKQTPLHPYELFKQLSIFIAEISTFTRSERVAVKGVEYSHIEAYQGLLTLIENARVLVSTSFKSKATSLPIQRKKFGISVIGLPTESMVNDEFILAIKADLSAEVIRKLVSSKLKAGSIDNIKDLVNLQLPGCIKELLPVTPRQIPYHAGMHYFRLLPDAEMKASIKASNGIGLHVSGDVPGLALEFWVVPSESEQAKK